The following proteins are co-located in the Candidatus Methylomirabilis sp. genome:
- a CDS encoding peptidase U32 family protein: MAKLMAPGGTRRMAFSVLEAGADTVYVGVRGWSRRGSDTELTDAEVRDLCAAARAQGKHVRVVLNTMPSSEEVPLLLKKVDMYAGWGVSGFMISDIGSMVQVRSHFPDITIHVSVGAGLSNALEVRFYHDLGASVVILPYRMGIEDVRAIKRSIDVSLEVFLFRTENLDGIVCPGKCTMSSYFSSNRWLDHEGKDYFYGSANRGGDCLRVCQVGWEATADEREIDGKFGLKGNPKLWLQELSDYVQAGVDYFKVPGRDRSDELVRDIVRFYRKVVDDLETFPTDEVVTQYAPELEELKKRWASERRRRDDRLVARAKA; encoded by the coding sequence ATGGCGAAATTGATGGCGCCTGGGGGAACGCGGCGGATGGCCTTCTCGGTCCTGGAAGCGGGGGCCGATACGGTCTACGTGGGTGTCAGGGGATGGAGCCGGAGAGGTTCTGACACTGAACTGACCGATGCGGAGGTTCGGGATCTCTGCGCTGCAGCACGTGCTCAGGGCAAGCACGTGAGGGTTGTCCTGAACACGATGCCCAGCTCGGAAGAGGTCCCGCTCCTCTTGAAGAAGGTTGACATGTACGCCGGATGGGGCGTCTCCGGGTTCATGATCAGCGACATCGGTTCGATGGTCCAGGTGCGATCCCACTTCCCCGATATCACGATCCACGTCAGTGTAGGAGCCGGGCTGAGCAATGCCCTTGAGGTGCGGTTTTATCACGATCTGGGGGCCAGTGTCGTCATCCTGCCGTATCGAATGGGGATCGAAGACGTCCGGGCCATCAAGCGATCGATCGATGTCAGCCTGGAGGTCTTCCTGTTCAGGACCGAGAACCTGGATGGGATCGTCTGCCCGGGGAAGTGTACGATGAGCAGCTACTTCAGCTCCAACCGGTGGCTCGATCACGAGGGGAAAGATTATTTCTACGGCAGCGCCAACCGGGGCGGGGATTGCTTGCGGGTCTGCCAAGTCGGGTGGGAGGCGACGGCCGATGAGCGGGAGATCGACGGAAAGTTCGGCCTGAAAGGTAATCCGAAGCTCTGGCTGCAAGAGCTGTCGGACTACGTTCAGGCGGGCGTAGACTATTTCAAGGTGCCCGGGAGAGATCGATCCGATGAGCTGGTCCGGGACATCGTTCGCTTCTACCGGAAGGTCGTGGACGATTTGGAGACCTTTCCAACCGATGAGGTGGTAACACAGTACGCGCCTGAGTTGGAGGAGTTGAAGAAGCGATGGGCGAGCGAGCGGCGGAGGCGAGACGACCGCCTCGTTGCGCGGGCGAAGGCCTGA